In Pollutimonas sp. M17, a single genomic region encodes these proteins:
- a CDS encoding ribulose-bisphosphate carboxylase large subunit family protein — MSPDRFYASYLIETPVEPAKVAEIMAGEQSCGTFTRVQGETDELRLRARAIVESVDLLDDAPGPALPNAWLDRQGTRGPWRRARVRISFPVENIGANLPTLASTVAGNLYDLGETTGLRLETLHLPAEYRRRFDMPQVGIAGTRRLTGVAKGPLVGTIIKPNVGLSPAQTADLVGQLCRAGVDFIKDDEVCADPVHAPLAERVPAVMAVVREHQQRTGKPVMVAFNITDETDAMRRHADMVEREGGTCVMASLNACGYSAIQSLRRATPLALHGHRNGYGALSRHPLLGISFQAYQTLWRLAGVDHMHVHGLQGKFSQSDEEVVESARDCYANLAVGLDDAVLPAFSSGQWAGTVPATWRAVGNDDLLFMSGGGILAHPDGPAAGVASLRQAWQAASEGVDLADYAKEAPELRRALEFFARKA, encoded by the coding sequence ATGAGTCCTGACCGTTTTTATGCAAGCTACCTGATCGAAACGCCGGTCGAACCCGCCAAGGTGGCGGAAATCATGGCCGGCGAGCAGTCTTGCGGCACGTTCACGCGGGTTCAGGGCGAAACCGATGAACTGCGGCTGCGTGCCCGGGCCATCGTAGAGAGCGTGGATCTGCTGGACGATGCTCCAGGGCCGGCACTGCCCAATGCCTGGCTGGACCGGCAGGGTACCCGTGGGCCGTGGCGGCGCGCGCGCGTACGGATTTCATTCCCGGTCGAGAATATCGGCGCGAATCTGCCCACGCTGGCCTCCACCGTCGCCGGCAATCTTTACGACCTGGGTGAAACGACGGGGCTGCGGCTGGAAACGCTGCATTTGCCCGCCGAATACCGCAGGCGCTTCGATATGCCTCAAGTCGGCATAGCGGGTACGCGCCGGCTGACCGGCGTGGCCAAAGGGCCTTTGGTCGGAACCATCATCAAGCCCAATGTGGGCCTGTCGCCGGCGCAAACGGCCGATCTGGTCGGCCAACTGTGCCGGGCCGGTGTGGATTTCATCAAGGACGACGAGGTCTGCGCCGACCCGGTCCATGCTCCGCTGGCCGAGCGGGTTCCGGCCGTCATGGCCGTAGTACGCGAGCATCAGCAGCGCACGGGCAAGCCGGTGATGGTGGCCTTCAACATTACCGATGAAACCGACGCCATGCGCCGGCATGCCGATATGGTGGAGCGCGAAGGCGGCACCTGCGTCATGGCCAGTCTGAATGCTTGCGGCTATTCCGCCATCCAGAGCCTGCGCCGTGCCACACCCCTGGCCCTGCATGGCCATCGCAACGGCTATGGCGCCCTGTCGCGCCATCCTTTATTGGGCATTTCCTTCCAGGCCTATCAAACGCTCTGGCGCCTGGCGGGCGTGGACCATATGCACGTACACGGCTTGCAGGGAAAATTCTCGCAAAGCGACGAAGAGGTCGTGGAGTCGGCGCGCGATTGCTATGCCAACCTGGCGGTGGGGCTGGACGATGCGGTCCTGCCCGCCTTCTCATCCGGGCAATGGGCCGGCACCGTGCCGGCTACATGGCGGGCCGTGGGCAACGACGATCTGCTGTTCATGTCGGGCGGAGGCATCCTGGCCCACCCCGACGGGCCCGCCGCCGGGGTGGCCAGCCTGCGGCAGGCCTGGCAGGCCGCAAGCGAAGGGGTCGATCTGGCCGACTATGCAAAAGAGGCGCCGGAACTTCGCCGAGCGCTCGAGTTTTTCGCTCGGAAGGCCTGA
- a CDS encoding VOC family protein — MSKFFGEIRQLGYVVKDIEAAMDYWSRSLGVGPWYYNPKVPIENYQYRGERHEPHNSVALANSGFVQVELIQCRNDVPSMYRDFLRAGNTGLQHVAYWTGNYDADLDRLTAQGFRPVMSGEVGERGRFVYFDTEYHPGTVIELSEVAGPKGKLFDLIRAESQGWDGSEPIRAFPDLATL, encoded by the coding sequence ATGAGCAAGTTTTTTGGCGAGATCCGCCAATTGGGATATGTCGTCAAGGACATCGAAGCCGCCATGGATTACTGGAGCCGCAGCCTGGGCGTCGGCCCCTGGTATTACAACCCCAAAGTGCCCATTGAAAACTACCAGTATCGGGGCGAGCGCCATGAACCGCACAATTCGGTGGCGCTGGCCAATTCGGGCTTCGTCCAGGTCGAGCTGATCCAGTGCCGCAACGATGTTCCTTCCATGTATCGCGACTTCCTGCGGGCCGGAAATACCGGGCTGCAGCACGTGGCCTACTGGACAGGCAATTACGACGCGGACCTGGATCGGCTGACGGCTCAGGGCTTCCGCCCGGTCATGAGCGGCGAAGTGGGCGAGCGGGGCCGTTTCGTGTACTTCGACACCGAGTACCACCCCGGCACGGTCATCGAGCTGTCGGAAGTGGCCGGCCCCAAGGGCAAGCTGTTCGATCTCATCCGGGCCGAGTCGCAGGGCTGGGACGGCAGCGAGCCCATACGAGCCTTTCCCGACCTTGCCACGCTTTGA
- a CDS encoding transporter substrate-binding domain-containing protein: protein MSLKKALYFTLIAACLGAVAGTASADALSDIKAAKKIRVGIDLGAPFYGYVDEKMQPVGSDVEAARLLAKDLGVELEIVQTTNSARIPNLLSNKADLIISSLSITPERAKAVDFSIPYGAIQAAVGAPKSLTLKGMDDLAGKAVAVTRGGPQDKLVSEGAPKAKVVRFDDEAASITAAATGQADIVAITPPIIKAISKRNPEREFEVKFVIQSYRLGVAMRKNEPALKDWVNGWIRTNLKNGKLNEIHLKYAGVPIPEEIIEGAK, encoded by the coding sequence ATGTCATTGAAGAAAGCACTGTATTTCACGCTCATTGCCGCATGTCTGGGAGCGGTTGCGGGCACCGCCTCGGCGGATGCGCTGTCCGACATCAAGGCCGCCAAGAAGATACGCGTCGGCATCGACCTCGGCGCGCCTTTCTACGGCTATGTCGATGAAAAAATGCAGCCGGTCGGCTCGGATGTCGAAGCGGCGCGCCTGCTGGCGAAAGACCTGGGCGTAGAGCTCGAGATCGTGCAAACGACCAACTCGGCGCGCATCCCCAACCTTTTGTCGAACAAGGCCGACCTGATCATTTCCTCGTTGTCGATCACGCCGGAACGCGCCAAGGCGGTGGATTTCTCGATTCCTTACGGCGCCATCCAGGCCGCCGTGGGCGCGCCTAAAAGCCTGACCCTGAAAGGCATGGACGACCTGGCCGGCAAGGCGGTCGCGGTGACGCGCGGGGGGCCGCAAGACAAGCTGGTCAGCGAAGGGGCGCCCAAGGCCAAGGTCGTCCGTTTCGACGACGAAGCCGCTTCGATCACGGCCGCGGCCACCGGCCAGGCCGATATCGTCGCCATTACGCCGCCCATCATCAAGGCAATCAGCAAGCGCAATCCCGAGCGGGAATTCGAGGTCAAGTTCGTGATCCAGTCCTATCGCCTGGGCGTGGCAATGCGCAAGAACGAGCCCGCACTGAAAGACTGGGTGAACGGCTGGATACGCACGAACCTGAAGAACGGCAAGCTCAACGAGATTCACCTGAAGTACGCCGGTGTGCCGATCCCCGAAGAAATCATCGAAGGGGCCAAGTAG
- a CDS encoding amino acid ABC transporter ATP-binding protein: MSIVVELDNVHKSFGTNTVLKGVSFAVPKGQVVAIIGQSGSGKSTALRCIDRLEIIDDGQIHVCGHQVHGADVDLRALRTDVGIVFQSYNLFPHLTVEQNVMLAPRAVKKRTKAEAAEISNRVLRQVGLLEKAQSYPEQLSGGQQQRVAIARSLAMEPKVMLFDEVTSALDPKLTGEVLRVIEALAADGMTMVLVTHEMEFAAKVADTVIFMHQGKVWETGPGSMLRDPRTPELKEFLAYGL; encoded by the coding sequence ATGTCGATTGTTGTTGAGCTGGATAACGTCCATAAAAGCTTTGGGACGAATACCGTCCTGAAAGGCGTGTCCTTCGCCGTGCCCAAAGGCCAGGTAGTGGCGATCATCGGGCAGAGCGGTTCGGGGAAAAGCACGGCCCTGCGCTGCATAGACAGGCTGGAAATCATCGATGACGGGCAGATCCATGTTTGCGGCCATCAGGTGCATGGAGCGGATGTGGATCTGCGTGCCTTGCGCACCGACGTGGGCATCGTTTTCCAAAGCTACAACCTGTTCCCGCACCTGACGGTCGAGCAGAACGTGATGCTCGCGCCCCGGGCGGTCAAGAAGAGAACAAAGGCCGAAGCGGCGGAAATCAGCAACCGGGTGCTGCGGCAGGTTGGCCTGCTGGAGAAGGCGCAGTCCTATCCCGAACAGCTTTCGGGCGGCCAGCAGCAGCGCGTCGCGATTGCGCGCTCCCTGGCGATGGAGCCCAAAGTGATGCTGTTCGACGAGGTCACGTCCGCCCTGGATCCCAAGCTGACGGGCGAGGTCCTGCGCGTTATCGAAGCGCTGGCGGCCGACGGCATGACGATGGTGCTGGTCACCCACGAAATGGAATTCGCCGCCAAGGTGGCCGACACCGTCATCTTCATGCATCAGGGCAAGGTCTGGGAGACCGGCCCTGGAAGCATGTTGCGGGATCCCCGAACGCCGGAGCTGAAAGAGTTCCTGGCCTATGGGCTATGA
- a CDS encoding amino acid ABC transporter permease — MISSGFNINHLYFLLNGALWTLCLSLIAFIGGGVAGGVVALCRISPVAPIRWLAYVYVQIIQGTPLLVLLFVSYFGLSIAGLTLSGLVAASISMVIYVSAYLGEIWRGCIQSVARTQWEAAECLALTRAQRLRLVILPQAVRIATPPTVGFMVQIVKNTSLASIVGFVELVRAGQLINNSIFQPFLIYLLIAGIYFAMCYPLSAWSRKLEGRLQYKMRPQPNT, encoded by the coding sequence ATGATATCCAGCGGTTTCAACATCAATCACTTGTACTTCCTGCTGAACGGAGCGCTCTGGACCCTCTGCCTGTCACTGATCGCTTTCATCGGCGGCGGCGTGGCGGGGGGTGTGGTGGCCCTGTGCCGCATCAGCCCGGTCGCCCCCATCCGTTGGCTGGCCTATGTATACGTACAGATCATTCAAGGCACGCCGCTGCTGGTGCTGCTTTTCGTGTCCTATTTCGGGCTGAGCATCGCGGGGCTTACCCTGTCCGGCCTGGTGGCGGCAAGCATATCGATGGTCATCTACGTCAGCGCCTACCTTGGCGAGATATGGCGCGGCTGCATCCAGTCCGTGGCCAGGACTCAATGGGAAGCCGCCGAATGCCTGGCGTTGACGCGGGCCCAGCGCCTGCGGCTGGTCATTTTGCCGCAGGCGGTGCGCATCGCAACGCCGCCCACGGTGGGCTTCATGGTGCAGATCGTCAAGAACACGTCGCTGGCTTCCATCGTGGGCTTCGTCGAGCTGGTTCGCGCGGGGCAGCTGATCAACAACTCGATCTTCCAGCCCTTCCTGATCTATCTCCTGATCGCGGGCATCTACTTCGCGATGTGCTACCCGCTGTCCGCATGGAGCCGCAAGCTGGAAGGGCGGCTGCAATACAAAATGCGCCCGCAGCCGAACACATGA
- a CDS encoding amino acid ABC transporter permease — MIYEFDFSSVLAEWPQFLDGAWLTIQLSFPATVLGLCIGTLCAIGRRSSVRPLSRACGFYVEIIRNTPLLVQIFLVFFGLASLGWHVSAFGAALVSLVINVAAYTCEIMRAGMDSIHDGQIEAAECLGLTKAQVYWHVILLPAMENVYPALTSQFVLLMLASSITSQISVEELTAVASHVQSDTFRPFEAYILVAVAYLALSLLMRIGIWAFGQIVFARRRKIKVMG, encoded by the coding sequence ATGATCTACGAATTCGATTTCTCAAGCGTACTGGCGGAATGGCCGCAGTTCCTGGACGGGGCCTGGCTGACCATACAGCTATCGTTTCCGGCGACGGTGTTGGGTCTTTGCATAGGCACGCTCTGTGCCATCGGCCGGCGCAGCTCCGTTCGCCCGCTGTCCCGCGCTTGCGGCTTCTATGTGGAGATCATCCGCAACACGCCGCTGCTGGTGCAGATATTCCTGGTCTTCTTCGGCCTGGCCAGCCTGGGATGGCATGTATCGGCGTTCGGCGCCGCGCTGGTTTCGCTGGTGATCAACGTTGCCGCCTATACCTGCGAAATCATGCGCGCCGGCATGGATTCCATACACGACGGGCAGATCGAGGCGGCCGAATGCCTGGGCCTGACCAAGGCCCAGGTTTACTGGCATGTGATCCTCTTGCCGGCCATGGAGAACGTCTACCCGGCCCTGACCAGTCAATTCGTGTTGCTGATGCTGGCTTCGTCGATTACATCGCAGATCTCGGTCGAGGAGCTGACCGCGGTCGCCAGCCATGTGCAGTCCGATACCTTCCGCCCATTCGAGGCTTATATCCTGGTGGCCGTCGCCTACCTGGCGCTTTCGCTCCTGATGCGCATCGGCATCTGGGCATTTGGACAGATCGTGTTCGCCCGCCGGCGCAAGATCAAGGTAATGGGGTGA
- a CDS encoding LacI family DNA-binding transcriptional regulator, with protein MENSHKRRGMSPRIGIADVARQAGVSTATVDRVLNHRPGVRPATVQAVLKAAAGLGYLPQDDLYKALRPQPMRLVFLLPAGTNRYLNMLGDYVDVAREQLEPFNVQCRCRHIEGFNPQVLVDNLLREGRRADGIAFMALEHPLVREAVNTLAEKNVHTITLISDLSSSRRAAYVGLDNRAAGRTAGLLLGRFIGPRAGKVAMIAGSRHYRGHEEREMGFQHILEEKFPALRMVGLREGHDDAQTNYRQSRQLLDQYPDLVGIYNIGGASDGVAQALKETGRDQSTVFIGHGLTPDTRALLVDGSLDAILNQNLHSTITNSVRIFANLREGREAMAGVESMQISVVLNENLP; from the coding sequence ATGGAAAATTCACACAAGCGGCGCGGCATGTCCCCGCGTATCGGCATCGCCGACGTCGCCCGGCAGGCCGGCGTATCCACCGCGACCGTAGACCGTGTACTGAATCACCGCCCCGGCGTCCGGCCGGCGACCGTACAGGCCGTGCTCAAAGCCGCCGCCGGCCTGGGCTACCTGCCTCAGGACGATCTGTACAAAGCCCTGCGGCCGCAGCCCATGCGGCTGGTTTTCCTGCTGCCCGCCGGCACCAACCGCTACCTGAACATGCTGGGTGACTATGTGGACGTTGCGCGCGAACAGCTGGAGCCGTTCAACGTGCAATGCCGCTGCCGCCACATCGAAGGGTTCAATCCGCAAGTGCTGGTCGACAATCTGCTGCGCGAAGGCCGGCGCGCCGACGGCATCGCCTTCATGGCGCTGGAGCATCCTTTGGTGCGCGAGGCCGTCAACACACTGGCCGAAAAAAACGTCCATACGATTACGCTGATCTCGGACTTGTCCAGTTCACGGCGGGCCGCCTATGTGGGCCTGGACAATCGCGCCGCTGGCCGCACAGCCGGACTGCTGCTTGGCCGCTTCATCGGGCCGCGCGCGGGCAAGGTCGCGATGATCGCGGGCAGCCGGCACTATCGCGGCCACGAGGAGCGCGAAATGGGCTTCCAGCATATCCTGGAAGAGAAGTTCCCCGCCTTGCGGATGGTGGGCCTGCGCGAAGGCCACGATGACGCGCAAACCAACTACCGGCAGTCCAGGCAATTGCTGGATCAATACCCCGACCTGGTGGGCATTTACAACATAGGCGGCGCTTCCGACGGCGTGGCGCAGGCGCTGAAGGAAACCGGCCGCGACCAAAGCACGGTGTTCATCGGCCACGGGCTGACGCCCGATACCCGCGCGCTATTGGTCGACGGCTCGCTGGACGCCATCCTGAACCAGAACCTGCACTCCACCATCACGAACAGTGTGCGCATTTTCGCCAATCTGCGCGAGGGCCGGGAAGCCATGGCGGGAGTCGAATCCATGCAGATCAGCGTGGTGCTGAACGAGAACCTGCCCTGA
- a CDS encoding MFS transporter translates to MSSNSTSYLRTLYAGAFIVLLAMGVRATFGLFMQPMGIDHGWGRDVFSMAFAIQNLVWGMGSIFAGMLADRYGSARTIVLGAALYALGMMGMRLSNDELSLYLSAGVLVGLGQAGTTFPVILPVVARAVPAAYRSTAMGIASAGGSLGQFAIVPTGQLLISQMDWTGALWMLSLFVAIGAPLSVFLRGRPDVRTGEHSLKTAVRQAVADRSFHFLFWSYAVCGFHTAFITLHLPAYLIDGGLTATHGATAIAFIGLFNVVGCFYAGKLGERLSKKTLLAGVYFLRAFGILFLISMPLTPMVAYIFAAWMGVFWLGTVPLTQGLIGQIYGLRYAATLSGIVFLGHQIGSFIGVWMGGYVYQTTGSYTMVWWAGIVLAVAAAVLCLPIKEQARAVPLPA, encoded by the coding sequence ATGTCCTCCAACTCGACCTCCTATCTGCGCACACTGTATGCGGGCGCCTTCATCGTGCTTCTCGCCATGGGCGTGCGGGCCACTTTCGGCCTGTTCATGCAGCCCATGGGTATCGACCATGGCTGGGGCCGGGATGTATTTTCGATGGCTTTCGCCATCCAGAACCTGGTCTGGGGAATGGGCAGCATCTTCGCCGGCATGCTGGCCGACCGCTACGGCTCGGCGCGCACCATTGTGCTCGGGGCGGCCTTGTATGCGCTGGGGATGATGGGGATGCGCCTGTCGAACGATGAGTTATCGCTGTACCTGTCCGCCGGCGTGCTGGTCGGGCTGGGCCAGGCGGGAACCACTTTCCCGGTGATCCTGCCGGTCGTGGCCCGCGCCGTTCCGGCCGCCTACCGCAGCACCGCCATGGGCATTGCCAGCGCGGGCGGCTCCTTGGGCCAATTCGCCATCGTCCCGACCGGGCAATTGCTGATTTCCCAGATGGACTGGACGGGCGCGCTCTGGATGCTTTCGCTGTTCGTGGCCATCGGCGCGCCGCTGTCGGTGTTTTTAAGAGGCCGTCCGGATGTCCGGACGGGAGAACACAGCCTGAAAACAGCCGTACGGCAGGCCGTGGCCGATCGCTCATTCCACTTTCTGTTCTGGAGCTACGCCGTCTGCGGCTTCCACACCGCATTCATTACGCTGCATCTGCCCGCCTATCTGATCGATGGCGGACTTACCGCCACCCACGGCGCGACAGCCATTGCCTTCATCGGCCTGTTCAACGTCGTGGGCTGCTTCTATGCGGGCAAGCTGGGGGAACGGCTAAGCAAGAAGACGCTGCTGGCCGGCGTCTATTTCCTGCGCGCCTTCGGCATCCTTTTCCTGATCTCCATGCCGCTTACGCCCATGGTGGCCTATATCTTTGCCGCATGGATGGGCGTCTTCTGGCTGGGCACCGTCCCGCTGACGCAGGGCCTGATCGGACAGATATACGGCCTGCGGTATGCCGCCACCCTGTCGGGCATCGTCTTCCTGGGCCACCAGATCGGCAGCTTCATCGGCGTCTGGATGGGCGGCTACGTGTATCAGACGACAGGCAGCTATACAATGGTCTGGTGGGCCGGCATCGTGCTGGCGGTCGCCGCCGCGGTTCTTTGCCTGCCCATCAAGGAACAGGCGCGGGCCGTGCCCCTTCCCGCCTGA
- a CDS encoding HpcH/HpaI aldolase family protein, with product MTLPYPRPNRFLASLYERSVAAQWGLWCSIPSPVTAELCAGGGFDWLLFDMEHAPADIKDIYGALQAVSAYPLSPMVRPPSNDPVAIKRLLDIGVQNLLIPFVQNAEEARAAVAAASYPPDGFRGLTLTSRANAFGRNPAYLTEGARQIAIVVQIETRAGLENLEEIAAVEGVAAIFLGPSDLSADLGHLGKPEAPEVRETILGAAARLRVVGKPWGILVGSADAAHFYTSHGARFVAAGSDLGLLRTSSDVLAASLRAAPSA from the coding sequence ATGACGCTACCCTATCCCCGTCCCAACCGATTCCTGGCCAGCCTGTACGAGCGCTCAGTTGCTGCGCAATGGGGACTTTGGTGCAGCATTCCAAGTCCCGTCACCGCCGAACTGTGCGCCGGCGGCGGTTTCGATTGGCTGCTTTTCGACATGGAACACGCACCCGCCGATATCAAGGATATCTATGGAGCCCTTCAGGCGGTATCGGCGTATCCGCTCAGTCCCATGGTGCGGCCGCCTTCGAACGATCCCGTCGCCATCAAGCGGCTGCTGGATATCGGCGTACAGAATCTGCTCATTCCTTTTGTGCAGAATGCGGAGGAAGCGCGGGCCGCGGTGGCCGCAGCCAGCTACCCGCCGGATGGTTTTCGCGGCCTTACACTGACCTCGCGCGCCAATGCGTTCGGCCGAAATCCGGCTTATTTGACGGAAGGAGCGCGGCAGATCGCCATCGTGGTCCAGATCGAGACGCGCGCCGGGCTGGAGAATCTGGAAGAGATTGCCGCGGTAGAGGGGGTGGCGGCCATTTTCCTGGGGCCCTCGGATTTGTCGGCCGATCTGGGCCACCTGGGCAAACCGGAGGCGCCGGAAGTTCGCGAGACCATCCTGGGGGCGGCGGCCCGCTTGCGCGTCGTCGGCAAGCCATGGGGCATTCTGGTCGGATCGGCTGATGCCGCACACTTCTATACTTCGCACGGCGCCAGATTCGTTGCGGCCGGCAGCGACCTTGGGCTCCTGCGCACCTCCAGCGATGTCCTGGCCGCAAGCCTGAGGGCTGCCCCGTCGGCGTGA
- a CDS encoding PDR/VanB family oxidoreductase: protein MSMIQVQVRRKSLEAQDIASFELVRPDGAPLPEFSAGSHIDVRLPDGMLRQYSLCNDDGDSRHYRIAVLRDAQSRGGSRAMHDAVGQGDLIEISPPRNHFPLVEAQRTLLFAGGIGVTPLLCMAQRLAKSGADFQLHYCVRTPDRTAFRDEIASSGFASRVGFHYDDGPADQRLDLASVLAGPGPDVHAYVCGPQGFIDHVTAAARLHGWSDEQLHVEYFQAAPLDSTGDGTFRVKVASSGNVYDVPAGRTVVQVLGEHGIDIPVSCEQGICGTCITGVLDGQCDHRDLYFTDEEKERNDRFTPCCSRAKSPLLVLDL from the coding sequence ATGTCTATGATTCAAGTGCAAGTCCGCCGGAAGTCGCTGGAAGCGCAGGACATCGCTTCCTTCGAACTGGTTCGGCCGGATGGGGCGCCGCTGCCCGAGTTCAGCGCCGGCTCCCACATCGATGTGCGGCTGCCCGACGGCATGCTGCGGCAGTATTCGCTGTGCAACGACGATGGCGATAGCCGCCATTATCGTATTGCCGTCCTCAGGGACGCGCAGTCGCGGGGCGGCTCGCGCGCCATGCATGACGCCGTAGGGCAGGGCGATCTGATTGAAATCAGCCCGCCGCGCAATCACTTTCCCTTGGTCGAGGCACAGCGCACACTGTTGTTCGCGGGTGGCATCGGCGTGACGCCGCTGCTGTGCATGGCGCAGCGCCTTGCAAAATCCGGAGCGGATTTCCAGCTTCATTATTGCGTCCGGACTCCGGATCGGACCGCGTTCCGAGACGAGATCGCATCCTCGGGCTTCGCCTCCCGGGTCGGCTTCCATTATGACGATGGGCCTGCTGACCAGCGGCTGGATCTGGCGTCGGTGCTTGCCGGCCCCGGGCCGGATGTGCATGCCTATGTGTGCGGCCCGCAAGGCTTCATCGACCATGTCACGGCCGCCGCCCGCCTTCACGGGTGGAGCGACGAGCAACTGCATGTCGAGTACTTCCAGGCCGCTCCGCTCGATAGCACAGGCGATGGTACTTTCCGTGTCAAAGTCGCCAGCAGCGGGAACGTCTATGACGTCCCGGCCGGCCGGACGGTGGTACAGGTCCTTGGGGAACACGGCATCGACATCCCGGTGTCCTGCGAGCAGGGGATTTGCGGCACGTGCATCACCGGCGTGCTGGACGGCCAGTGCGATCACCGGGACCTTTATTTCACCGATGAGGAGAAGGAGCGCAATGACCGGTTCACGCCCTGCTGTTCGCGTGCCAAGAGCCCGCTGCTTGTCCTCGACCTTTGA
- the hpaH gene encoding 2-oxo-hept-4-ene-1,7-dioate hydratase, with the protein MISQKERQQAAEALFVAGNNSKPIVQVSKTWPKMEIEDSYAVQQMWAEMRIQAGARVIGHKIGLTSRAMQRASKMTEPDYGVLLDDMVYADGARIPAARFSAPRLEVELAFVLGKRLGGKNVTIYDVLDATAYVTPAMEIIDYRTEVPRAIVDTIADNAAAAGMVIGGRPVRPMDVDLRWCAATLSKNGVIEESGVSAAVMGHPAMGIVWLANRLARHDIMLEPGHILLAGSFTRPVDVAAGDVIHADFGPLGSIGVSFS; encoded by the coding sequence ATGATCAGCCAGAAAGAACGGCAGCAGGCCGCCGAAGCCCTTTTCGTAGCAGGCAACAACAGCAAGCCCATTGTCCAGGTCAGCAAGACCTGGCCCAAGATGGAGATCGAGGACTCCTACGCCGTGCAGCAAATGTGGGCGGAGATGCGCATACAGGCGGGTGCGCGCGTGATAGGCCACAAGATCGGCCTGACTTCGCGCGCCATGCAGCGGGCGTCGAAAATGACCGAGCCCGACTACGGCGTCTTGCTGGATGACATGGTTTATGCGGACGGCGCACGCATTCCGGCTGCACGCTTTTCCGCGCCGCGGCTCGAAGTCGAACTGGCCTTCGTGCTGGGCAAGCGCCTGGGCGGCAAGAACGTGACCATATACGACGTGCTCGACGCCACGGCGTACGTGACGCCGGCGATGGAAATCATCGATTACCGCACCGAGGTGCCGAGGGCGATCGTCGATACGATCGCCGACAACGCCGCCGCGGCGGGCATGGTGATCGGGGGCCGTCCTGTACGCCCCATGGACGTCGATCTTCGCTGGTGCGCCGCTACGCTCTCGAAGAACGGCGTCATCGAGGAATCGGGCGTGTCGGCCGCGGTCATGGGCCATCCGGCCATGGGCATCGTATGGCTGGCGAACCGCCTCGCGCGGCACGACATCATGCTGGAGCCGGGTCACATCCTGTTGGCGGGTTCATTCACGCGTCCTGTGGATGTGGCCGCGGGCGACGTGATCCACGCGGACTTCGGGCCCTTGGGCTCGATCGGCGTGTCTTTCTCCTGA
- a CDS encoding dioxygenase, whose protein sequence is MIVENQTDLTLAVLAEVERTPDPRLRQLLASAVRHLHEFVRETELTEAEFRQICGVIAKAGQLTTASHNEVVLAAGSLGVSALVCLLNNGKGKPDGTTANLMGPFWRKGSPVTPQGGSIVRSPTPGDPVFVTAWIRDNEGRPVPEAEVDVWHASADGYYENQDPEQADMNLRGKFRTDADGCVRFRTVKPSGYPIPVGGPVGALIRAQGRHNMRPAHIHFLIHKPGYKTQFSQLYSSDDPHLETDVQFGVTRALVGDYAVHENVPAPDADVQGRWYSLEHSFVIGPGDDALPPPPITGKAEGPRPSLVVLERTKQGETP, encoded by the coding sequence ATGATCGTAGAAAATCAGACGGACCTCACCCTTGCGGTGCTGGCCGAAGTAGAGCGCACCCCCGATCCGCGTTTACGCCAGTTGCTTGCATCCGCCGTCCGGCATCTGCATGAATTCGTGCGCGAGACCGAACTGACCGAAGCGGAGTTCCGGCAGATCTGCGGCGTGATCGCCAAGGCGGGCCAATTGACCACGGCGTCTCACAACGAAGTCGTGCTGGCGGCCGGATCGCTTGGTGTGTCGGCTCTGGTGTGCCTGTTGAACAACGGCAAGGGAAAGCCGGATGGAACCACGGCCAACCTGATGGGGCCCTTCTGGCGGAAGGGCTCCCCGGTGACGCCGCAAGGCGGTTCGATCGTGCGCTCGCCGACTCCCGGAGATCCGGTATTCGTCACGGCATGGATACGCGATAACGAGGGCCGGCCGGTACCGGAGGCCGAGGTCGACGTCTGGCATGCGTCGGCCGACGGCTACTACGAGAACCAGGATCCCGAGCAGGCGGACATGAACCTGCGTGGAAAATTCCGTACGGATGCGGATGGCTGCGTGCGCTTTCGCACCGTCAAGCCTTCCGGTTATCCGATACCCGTGGGCGGCCCCGTTGGCGCCTTGATCCGCGCGCAAGGGCGCCACAATATGCGGCCGGCCCATATTCATTTCCTGATCCACAAGCCCGGATACAAGACGCAGTTTTCGCAACTCTATTCCAGCGACGATCCGCATCTGGAGACGGATGTGCAATTCGGCGTGACGCGCGCACTGGTTGGCGATTACGCCGTCCACGAGAACGTCCCCGCTCCCGATGCCGACGTGCAGGGCCGCTGGTATTCGCTGGAACACAGCTTTGTGATCGGGCCCGGCGACGACGCGTTGCCCCCGCCACCCATCACCGGCAAGGCGGAAGGGCCTAGGCCGTCCCTCGTCGTGCTTGAAAGAACGAAACAAGGAGAAACCCCATGA